A single region of the Microbulbifer sp. MKSA007 genome encodes:
- a CDS encoding DUF2314 domain-containing protein, whose translation MIEPLFRNTHNQDQEMLKAFAQASNTIADFIDLVKSGPKAIYAAKLRFRDPDLSEKLGEDRSLYLWLSNIYFHVEGNFLSGVFFEVPEELTKWHQVGERLGFDPEDVFDWMVIENGHVIGAYTLRVTREQLGSEKEKQEYDSYIGISSYEPI comes from the coding sequence ATGATCGAACCGTTATTCAGAAACACGCATAATCAAGATCAAGAAATGCTTAAGGCATTCGCTCAAGCATCGAACACTATTGCTGATTTCATCGATCTTGTGAAATCCGGCCCTAAAGCCATTTACGCAGCAAAGCTAAGATTTAGAGATCCGGATTTATCTGAAAAGCTTGGAGAAGACCGGTCTCTATACCTCTGGCTGTCAAATATATATTTCCATGTCGAAGGAAACTTCCTTTCAGGAGTATTCTTCGAAGTCCCAGAAGAGCTTACAAAGTGGCATCAAGTAGGTGAGCGACTTGGTTTCGATCCAGAAGATGTATTTGATTGGATGGTGATTGAAAACGGGCATGTAATAGGCGCTTACACCTTGCGGGTAACAAGAGAACAGCTTGGTTCGGAAAAAGAAAAACAGGAATATGACTCATATATTGGAATTTCATCATATGAGCCAATTTAG
- a CDS encoding DUF2007 domain-containing protein, with translation MLVTVARFSFPYEAQIAKARLESEGIHAFIADEHTVNMQWLYSNAMGGVRLQVSESDLDEANEILNQDRSILVDQELGHDEERVCESCSSRNVESFTKGKKPAFLVFLLLGMPLFFYQHGVKCKDCGHFQKLDK, from the coding sequence TTGCTAGTAACTGTTGCTAGATTCTCATTTCCATATGAAGCGCAGATTGCAAAAGCACGACTTGAATCTGAAGGAATACACGCTTTCATTGCAGATGAGCACACAGTCAATATGCAGTGGCTATATTCCAATGCTATGGGTGGAGTCAGGCTTCAAGTGTCGGAAAGCGACCTTGATGAAGCCAATGAAATACTAAATCAAGACCGTTCCATTCTTGTAGACCAAGAATTAGGGCATGATGAAGAAAGAGTATGCGAGTCCTGCTCATCACGAAATGTCGAGTCGTTTACCAAGGGGAAAAAGCCTGCATTTTTGGTTTTCCTACTTTTGGGTATGCCTCTATTTTTCTATCAACATGGAGTTAAGTGCAAAGACTGCGGCCACTTTCAAAAGCTTGACAAATAG
- a CDS encoding IS3 family transposase (programmed frameshift) → MTRSNKPTKTTRKQYSEEYRKDALALALKVGVSVAAKQLGLHPSQIYGWRSKSKLHQSRGDAERELATENARLKRQLAEQAEELAIFKKGRSVLCKEPEMRYAFMQKHRHEFSIKAMAKVLGVSRSGFYNWVSRSADQSKHQQYRMQLDSLVQQRFIASKERSGAPRLTKELASEGSKYNQKTIAASMRRQGLRAKAGRRYKATTYSKHGLPVAPNLLEQNFNAEAPNQKWAGDITYLRTEEGWLYLAVVIDLYSRLIIGWAMSETMTATLVCDALQMALWRRKKPTNVIVHTDRGSQYCSKDYQSLITAYDLRCSMSAKGNCYDNACAETFFHSLKVEAIHGNRFPTRCLMRETVFEYIEIDYNRNRLHSANGYLSPEAFEEQLVA, encoded by the exons ATGACAAGATCAAATAAACCAACCAAAACCACTCGTAAACAATACTCAGAGGAGTATAGGAAGGATGCCCTAGCACTGGCGCTCAAGGTCGGGGTAAGCGTTGCCGCTAAACAGCTTGGATTGCATCCTTCCCAGATTTACGGATGGCGAAGTAAGTCTAAGTTACATCAGAGCCGAGGGGATGCGGAGAGAGAGCTGGCCACAGAAAATGCTCGACTTAAGCGGCAGCTGGCTGAGCAGGCAGAGGAGCTGGCGATCT TTAAAAAAGGCCGCAGCGTACTTTGCAAAGAGCCTGAAATGAGGTACGCCTTCATGCAAAAGCACAGGCATGAATTCAGCATCAAAGCGATGGCCAAGGTATTGGGCGTATCTCGCAGTGGCTTTTATAACTGGGTTTCAAGATCGGCTGACCAATCCAAGCACCAGCAGTACCGAATGCAGCTCGATAGCTTGGTACAGCAGCGCTTTATAGCCAGCAAAGAACGTAGCGGCGCCCCTCGTCTGACGAAGGAGTTGGCCAGTGAGGGGAGTAAATATAATCAGAAAACAATTGCTGCCAGCATGCGTCGACAGGGCCTACGGGCTAAAGCAGGCAGGAGGTATAAAGCCACAACCTACTCAAAACATGGTCTGCCAGTAGCTCCAAATTTGCTTGAGCAGAACTTTAATGCTGAAGCGCCGAATCAGAAATGGGCTGGGGATATTACCTACCTACGAACGGAAGAAGGTTGGTTATATCTGGCTGTAGTGATAGACCTATATAGTCGGCTGATTATTGGTTGGGCGATGTCAGAAACGATGACGGCTACATTGGTCTGTGACGCCCTTCAAATGGCTTTATGGCGACGTAAGAAACCTACGAATGTTATCGTGCATACTGACAGGGGAAGCCAGTATTGTTCTAAAGATTATCAATCTTTAATTACAGCGTATGATCTGCGGTGCAGCATGAGCGCCAAAGGTAATTGCTATGATAATGCTTGTGCAGAAACGTTCTTCCACTCACTTAAGGTAGAAGCAATCCATGGTAACCGCTTTCCTACAAGGTGCCTCATGCGAGAAACCGTATTTGAGTATATAGAGATAGACTACAATCGAAATCGCTTACACAGCGCCAATGGCTATCTCAGCCCTGAGGCGTTTGAGGAACAACTAGTCGCTTAG
- a CDS encoding alpha/beta hydrolase, with translation MKRRSFLNLSFGLAALLQSKLTAALAESQSSFNFFSSPNFVNVNGIKLAYYEKGEGVPVVFCHGFPELAFTWRHQIETLSINGYRAIAPDLRGYGLTQSPNNIEDYTVPKICDDLVGLLDHLDLDKAIFCGHDWGGFLVQSIAFLYPERCLGVINIGAPHAFRPEYADELPSESVPVIDKVAFNQFLQTPLISEKLLNENVEKFFTTFMRSKFFHASYLRSLPTSSAERKMDLPKILKKETFPGEPFLSNEELEFYVRAFQKSGFNGSINWYRAMELSWHELSKKGGTYEV, from the coding sequence ATGAAAAGAAGGAGCTTTCTTAATCTTTCATTTGGCCTGGCAGCATTATTGCAATCGAAGCTCACTGCAGCATTAGCTGAATCGCAAAGTTCGTTTAATTTTTTCAGTTCACCGAATTTTGTAAATGTAAATGGAATTAAGTTGGCGTACTATGAGAAAGGAGAAGGGGTTCCTGTAGTGTTTTGTCATGGATTTCCAGAGCTGGCTTTTACTTGGAGACATCAAATTGAGACTCTCTCGATAAATGGATATAGAGCAATTGCTCCAGATTTGCGCGGATATGGCCTTACTCAAAGCCCTAACAATATTGAGGATTATACCGTACCTAAAATCTGTGATGATTTAGTTGGTCTGTTAGATCATTTAGATTTAGACAAGGCTATTTTTTGTGGTCATGATTGGGGTGGTTTTCTTGTACAGTCAATAGCATTTTTGTATCCGGAGCGCTGTTTAGGAGTTATTAATATTGGTGCACCACATGCATTTCGTCCAGAATACGCAGACGAACTTCCTTCTGAATCTGTACCAGTAATAGATAAGGTAGCCTTCAATCAATTCTTGCAAACACCATTAATTTCCGAGAAACTTCTTAATGAAAATGTTGAAAAATTTTTTACAACATTTATGCGAAGTAAATTCTTTCATGCTTCATACTTAAGAAGTCTTCCAACTAGCTCGGCTGAAAGAAAAATGGATTTGCCTAAGATTCTCAAAAAAGAAACCTTCCCTGGCGAACCGTTTCTAAGCAATGAAGAGCTTGAATTCTATGTTCGCGCCTTCCAAAAAAGTGGGTTCAATGGGAGTATCAACTGGTATAGAGCTATGGAACTTTCATGGCACGAACTCAGCAAGAAAGGTGGAACCTATGAGGTTTGA